CTCTGCATGCATCTGCTGACAGGTGCATGTTGCATTTACAACAAACTAGCTAGCAGCCACACCTACACACACAGATTATTGCATCTGCATGCGTACGATACATGGTGCTGGTATCTATCAGTGCAAATACGTAGAGAGTAGTATGCATGCACGAGAATGAAGACGACAATGCACGCATGGCATGCATAGAGGAAAAGAAGCTAGGTTATTTCCTCTATTCCCATTTCTCCAGTACCAGCGGCTAATTACAAGACCTTGCCGGCTGGGAGGATCGATGCAGTAACAGACAGAGAGACCCCCTTCCAAAGACGTACAAGGCCGATCGAGCAGCTAGGTTGTTTCTCCATCGCACGCACTGCATGGCCATGTAGTAAGCGACCAtgcgtgcagcagcagcagcaggttcTAGGTAGACGACTACTATGCATAGAGgagcaaaaagaaaacaacaaaaaggcCAGCAGGTGTATTTAGCGCCTCTCTTGTTGTTGCTCGCCATCCACATCCTCTTTGCTAGTTACATTCACTAGGTCATCATCTTCATTGTTGGCGCGTCCCCCTTGGACTTCGCCAGCTTGCGGAGGAACTCCTTGACCTACACACATCACAACAAAGCACATATATAAACGATCAGTTAATCGAAACTCAACCAGCTTCTCACGAGTTATACCGGTTATGTGTTCGAGTTTTCCAGTTAATCAAACCCATCATTTACCAACAATTGTCCAGCAGTAACCCATAGCATGAATAATGAAAAAAAGATCTAGCTAGATGGGATATATTCACTGGTGCTATCTCTTTTTCCTGAGAGTGACTCTATATGGCCTAACTTTTAATCTTGAGCAAGTTGGTGATCGAAGAGAACGAACTAGTTGGCAGTCACCGTCACAAGTGCCTGCATAAGGTTCCGAGATCCTCTAGGATTTATGCGCTGCTCGATCGCTTTCGGACCGATCGGGCGTGAAAGCGAGATTCTTACCTCGGCAGGGTCACTCAGCGAGTAGGATGCCGCCGTCTCCTTAGGGAGTTTGGACACCAGGATTCCGATGCCCTGCCCCATGTTGCGAAGCACCTATATATACGCATGTCGACAAGAGAGCTCAAAGCGTCACtaccacacacatatatatagtgCTCGTACTAGAAATAGAACTAGGCATCAGAAGCGCTTCGATCTGTCTTTCATTTCTAACACAAAGTTACCTACTAGCTAGTAGCTTTTCTTTGTTTCTCATCATCATTGCAACTTAATCATGTTTAATTTACAACAACATGGAGTAGTACTCCCATATTGTGCATACCTTGAAAGCGTCCTCATCAGTGCGATCATCTCCGATGTAAATCGGGAAGACGTCGTTGCGCCCAGCATAGCCTGTAAATAAAATTAAAATGTTACCGTGTCAGTAGACTGCTACACGATGGAGTAATCGTGTCGACATGTACACAGTTTGTTTTGCAGACAACTGACCAAGAGACTGGAGCAAGAACTCaagggccttgcccttgtcccactTGATGGACGGGCGAATCTCCAGGACCTGCATGCATGAGAAGAGCCGCAGTGCGTGAGCGAGCATGCATTACCATCATTGCCCCTGTGCAATAATCCATGCACGTCGTACTCTAGACTCTAGAGATCGAACAGCTACCACGAGAACAGGACAAGGTCGCCACCACCACCGTCCACCGACCAGCTACTTGTCTAGCTAGCCCACTGCTAATAATAGGCAACCTAATTTTACTATATGCAAACCTTTTTCCATCCAAAACATAAATGAAGAATTAATTAAATACCTGCTTACTTCTGATGAGGAATTTTCATTCCTACCAAATAtactagtgtgtgtgtgtgtgtgtgtgtgtgtgtgtgtgtgtgtatatatatatatatatatataaaatatgacAAATGCATACATAACCAAATTACTGAAGCATGGAAAATGTTATGAAAAGTAACCGTCAGACAGGAACTAACCTCGCCACCGTCAGTAGCTAGGGCTCGGCGGTTGGCCCCTCGCCACGATCGTCTTTGtattatttttttttttaaaaaaactcctTTCCTCTTAATGGAAAACGGGTGAAACCCCCCATCGCAAAAAAAAGGAACTAACCTCACCTGTACCAATATACCATCATGTTTTGACTGAAAAGTtgtgttttttttaaaagaaagtgCGCATGGCGCCATATTTGTCTTATGAAGATGTCAGTCATGCTTATATATATTATTATGCTATATACTACTACTAATTACTCAATGATATTCGGCCCGGGAGGAAAATGCAATGATAATATTCCAATAATCCGTatctgatatgatatgaatatgaTGCTCTCACCTTTCTGCCGTGAGTGAGCTTGAGGTTGGGGTAGTCCTTGAGCACCGACCTGACCTCGTCGTTCACGGCATTCCATTCCTGCCCAGGCGAATATTATAAGCAATCAGCGGTAGTAATTATCCCCAAAAATAAATCACTGCAATTAAGAGTGCAATATTTTTTTTATCAACAGGGGTGATTCGCAAGCTGCTAAACTCCTACTGTAAAGTGTACGGGTGGCGACAGGCGGTGAGGTGAGGTGCTGCCACGTGCTATACCTCCTCCCGGACGCAGCGGAAGTGGACGGAGAGGCAGTACTTGTTGTGCTCCACCTTGGTGCCGGCGATCGCCTCCATCTTGGCCGTCAGCGTGCCAAACACCTACATGAGTGACATCAGGGTTCGTTTGGCTGCATGTGCTACCGCGCGCACTACTAGCTGCCTGGCGGCGGAGGCGTGCGAAGACgacgagcgagcgagagagagcgTGCGTGCAAGCAATAGGCAATAGCGGAAGACGACGACGGAGCGGTCGTCGCACGCTTGGCTTGCTTTTACCTCTTCGATGACGGGCAGGAACTCACTCCCAGCTTGGAAATGGACAACTTCAGCCTGCATGTGTATAAGATATACCGGAGTCAGTCAAGGTCAAGGGCATGCTCGCTGACGTGGACAGTAGCTAGTCAAGGACATGCAACGAAACGCTACAACTAACATTTGCCTGGAGGTGGTTGGCGGGGCCCTGGATGTCCATGCCATGGCTCCCGGCGTAGTACAGCTCAGTCAGCTTCACGAAGTTGAACACCTATAAATTGCACCAAGGCCATGCCCATAAATACAACAAACACATCACTCCACCACTCCTCCAGTACGTACTCCACTGCGGTCAGTGCTACTACGTACGTGCTCTACTGCTAGCAAACAAAACAAAAGGCGTGCGGACTCGCAGAAAAGAGAAAGGTGGTAGCACTAGTAGCCGGTGCAGACAAAGGAAAAGAAAACGGCAGGAGAAGGTGGATGGAAGGAAACCCAGAGGAGAAACAAAACAAACGCGCTTCTCCTCGTTCTCCGCACGCCTGCTGCCCCGCCGGCGGCTTCTCCGTCCATCCGACGGATCGAAAGCATGCACGCACGTCGCACGGGCCCCGGCCGGCGCGCGCGTCCAGGTTCACGATCacagacggacggacggacgcggCCGCGACGCGTGAGGTGAAATGAAATCTCGCTGGCCGGGTAGAAAAGGAAACCTGGAAGAATCTTTTTCCAGTTCGTGTGCATGAGTGGCAAGCCGTACTACATACAGCGTGCAACTGCAAGGCGCCAAGGCCAAAGGCCACCTCACAGGACAACAAAggaaactcttttttttttttgcccaacATAGTACAGTAGTAGTAATTTGCAGCAGCAAAGAAGGGAAAGGAGAGGAGTTCATGGAATCGAATCGGAATGTACCTTGTCCCTGCATCTTCCGCTCACAATCGCGGTGGGGAAGTGCTCGGCGACACGCCGCACGGCTTCTCTCATCTGAGCGAGGTGAAAAAGGAAGCAAAATCACCGAGCGGGTGATTAGATTATTATTACAGCGGGGTTAAAACAGGACAGAGCATGCTGCCATAGTAGGAGAATAGAGGAGAGCAACTTTTAATAAAGGAATCTTTTGCATCGGGAAGAAAAGAAAACGGGGCGAAGATTGCTGCTGACCTCCTCCGACATGACGGCGCGGTCGGGGTCCTCGACGATCGGTGACAGAGTGCCGTCGTAGTCCAGGAACATCACgatctgcttccccttggcggcGGCGAGCAGCGACTCGAAGCTGGCCAATGCCGACGGGTGCTTCTCCTGCAGATGCAGCCGGCCGGAAGTGAGCCGTGGATCGATCGATCTCGCTGCGCGCgcacagaagaagaagaagacggcgACGCGCGGCTGGGGGTACGTACCATCCAGTCGTCGCCGTGCTCGGCGTCGGCGGCGCACCGCGGCGAGGAAGCCTTCATGGACTCGAACCAGGAGCCGCCCACGACGGCGGCCCCGGAGGCGTGCTTCTTGCAGTCGAGGGAGGCGCCCTTCAGAGGCTGGAACGACGTGAaatgccggccggccggcgccggcgccgccacggCGGCGACCACGTCCTCGCTGGGGTAGGCGGCGTGCTTCGTCATGGCTCGTCAGATCGACGTGGGATGGCAGCTACAGCGCCGGAACAGGAGGTGTTGGCtacagagggaggaggaggaggaagtgcTCTCTGTGATTGCGATGGTTGTCGAGCGCAGGATGGATGGATTGGTGGTGGGGTCTTGGGGACGGCGTGAACAGGGGTATATATAGATATAGGTAGGGGAGGGTGGCCCCACCTACTATACACGGTTTTTTCTCATGGGAATAGCATTTGTTGTTCTTTTGGCTGCTGGGTTGGTTGGGGAAATGCAATACAAAATAGAGATAGATTAACCtttcaattttgctttttagtagtTTCTGACGTATGAATGATTGCACAATTGTTTAAATTGTCGTGTAACGACAAGTGGTGTCCCCTACGTATCCACCATATCACCGATATGTTGCACGTAAGGTGTGTAAGCATGCTAGAGAACGTTTGTGGGCAGACGGTGGCGTAGTATCTACGATTTACGACAGCCATGACAAGTGTGATGTTCCTTGTAAGTAATCTTCTTAGCCAGTTACCATTAATCACGGAAAAGCTTTCGGTTTTACATAAATATAATTATAAAAATTTAGCGGTGGAGATTTAAgtatataaatattattagagATATCATATCGGGTAGCAAAATATTGGTTGTTAATATAGGAGTTCCGCCTTCTCACCGAAGATAAACATTGCTTGAGTGCACGTTTCATTGGTCCATCTTCGTAGAATCACGTATATTCTTGAATGAGCAGTAGATATTATAGTTTCATGAGTAAAAAAGCTATATGTATATGATCATTGGTGATTTTAGAGAGAGAATACCAGATGCTCTTAATAAGTTACTTAGGCCAACCAAATTGTGGTGAAGGAAGACCAGTAATTTCTGACGCATGAATGACTGTACAATTGTTGAAGTTGCCGTGTAACGACAAGCGGTGTCCCCTACGTATCCACCATATTACCGACATGTTGCACGTAAGGTGTGTAAGCGTGCTAGAGAACGTTTGTGGGCAGACGGTGGCGTAGTATCTATGATTTACGACATCCATGATAAATGTCATGGTTCCTTGTAAGTAATCTTCTTAGTCGGTTACCATTAATCATGAAAAAGCTTTTGGTTTTCAGATAAATATAATTATAAAAACTTAGCGGTGGAGATTTAAGTATAAAAAAATTATTAGAGATACCATAATGGGTAGCAAAATATTCCACCATCTCACCGAAGATAAAAATAGCTTGAGTGCACGTTTCATTGGTCCATCTTCATAGAACCACGTATATTCTTGAATGAGCAATAGATATTATAGTTTCATGAATAAAAAAGCTATATGTATATGATCATTGGTAATTTTAGAGAGAGAATACCATATGCTCTTAATAAGTTACTTAGGCCAACCAAATTGTGGTGAAGGAAGGCCAACAATTTTTGATGCATGAATGACTGAACAATTGTTGAAGTTTCCGTGTAACAACAAGCGGTGTCGCCTATGTATCCACCATATGTATCGACAAGTTGCATGTTGAAAGTACAATCacgccctaattgtgggttttagtgataatgaccatgcaattagagaactaatgagatttatcgagatgacaagcagggaatttatattcgaggatgctacacgaaatggaggagcctcCAATTagaaatgtagatggcttcaaactcaaaggaggtttaaattcttttatattttgaatttgagtatagaaaaagctgtactataaaggggatacaatgcttaagctaacatatgctaccaagtgctcaaacaaccatatgcatcctcagattcacagccaagatagtctaTACTTCACTATTACtcttgctgtcttgcgtggtgcggcactgttgcacttgaagagaggcactgccgcacttaagtcgcggcacaaggaagttagcgtattaaaaggtctcgcccaaccctaaggTCGCGGgcaccgtctcgcccgacctcgaggccgcgggctccatctcgcccaaagccgcgggctccgtctcacccgaccttgaggccacaggctccgtctcgcccgacctcgaggccacgggctctatctcgcctgaccccttgggtgcggtgaccgttgggggctggagggtatttatacctttctccttcctccccaatggctctctgcctcttcttcctcacttcaacacgtccaaaacagagcaggagctctctctctctctccctccattgttgacctcaagcccccaagcaaatccattgatttccccatcaatccttaagggaaaagggtccaaaactcgattagagagcatctccattgattccccaacttTAAAGAGCACTTAGTTCACGCTTTGGCCGGCggttgtatttgttactcttggagattggctcctagccggctagagcatcgcccatgGAACTTGCCAAATTGTGTGGTAGCCCcggaaggtttgtaaccatctcttgaagttagtaaactcacctctcatctcaagagttaagtctcttaatttgagaacgaggaagggttggaaagccctaagccttagtggatAACCTTAATAACGTGGAgctaggcaagccttggtggcgagccgaaccacaggataaatcattgtgtcacttgtgcttaatttacattacttgcatgacatattgtggttgaggtgatttctagggtttctagtcgatctacttgtgtgtggtgttcctaccacttctagctc
Above is a genomic segment from Miscanthus floridulus cultivar M001 chromosome 3, ASM1932011v1, whole genome shotgun sequence containing:
- the LOC136547265 gene encoding trehalose 6-phosphate phosphatase RA3, translating into MTKHAAYPSEDVVAAVAAPAPAGRHFTSFQPLKGASLDCKKHASGAAVVGGSWFESMKASSPRCAADAEHGDDWMEKHPSALASFESLLAAAKGKQIVMFLDYDGTLSPIVEDPDRAVMSEEMREAVRRVAEHFPTAIVSGRCRDKVFNFVKLTELYYAGSHGMDIQGPANHLQANAEVVHFQAGSEFLPVIEEVFGTLTAKMEAIAGTKVEHNKYCLSVHFRCVREEEWNAVNDEVRSVLKDYPNLKLTHGRKVLEIRPSIKWDKGKALEFLLQSLGYAGRNDVFPIYIGDDRTDEDAFKVLRNMGQGIGILVSKLPKETAASYSLSDPAEVKEFLRKLAKSKGDAPTMKMMT